In Cystobacter ferrugineus, the DNA window GCTCTCGCCCACGCCGGATCACGACTTCAAGCATTTCTAGGATGAAGGAGCTCCCCCATGAGCACGAACACGAATACCCTTTCCGAGCTCACCCGTCCGGCGCAGTACCTGGGTTTCTCCCTGGCCGGCGAGACGTACGCCATCGAGCTGCTGCGCATCCGGGAGATCATCGAGTGCGTGCCCATTACCCGGGTGCCGGGGATGCCCTCCTCGGTGTTGGGAGTCATCAACCTGCGTGGCCGGGTGGTGCCCGTGGTGGACCTGGCGGTGAAGATGGGACTGGGTCCTCGACCCATCACGCGCTGGACGTGCTTCGTCATCGTCGAGGCCATGATGGACGGCGAGCGCACCTCGCTGGGGTTGCTGGCCGACTCGGTCAGCGAGGTGCTCGACCTGGCGCCGGACGACGTCGAGCCGCCGCCCGCCTTCGGCACGCGC includes these proteins:
- a CDS encoding chemotaxis protein CheW, yielding MSTNTNTLSELTRPAQYLGFSLAGETYAIELLRIREIIECVPITRVPGMPSSVLGVINLRGRVVPVVDLAVKMGLGPRPITRWTCFVIVEAMMDGERTSLGLLADSVSEVLDLAPDDVEPPPAFGTRTPVDYLRGMGRQEQRFILLLDLDRMLSAEELLGLVGTAAGGGV